The Aspergillus flavus chromosome 6, complete sequence nucleotide sequence CATCTTCCATGCGGTTCCAGTTGCAGGAGTGCTATTATAGAGACGTACTCCCGATGTGATTCCTAAGGCGAGTTTCTCACAGAACTTTGGTATACCATAGCGAATCATGGGGTATCTAAACTCGTCGTATGGCGTCTCAATTGTGTTACAATGTAGAGAGGGgtttatatttagttttgAGTACATCCATGCCTTCATCGTGGGGATGCCAACCCAAAACTTGGAGCTTGTCAAGTTACCTTGGGACGGGACATGAAACGTAAAATTTTGTCCAAATGACATGGGCATCGTAAGATCATCCCAGGTATCGACCAATTTCTCCCATGGCTTGTTGTCACGCATGCCCGCTGTATACGTTTTCACACACCAGTACACAAGACAATGATGGGCTGTTGCCTTTGTTAAGTCAGTTCCAGGGGTAACAGAAATTGAGGAGAAATTCGCGATTATAGATGCGTTGTAATACCCAATACGCGAGGACATTTTGCTTGCCACGTTCCCATACCGGCCGTTATACTCACTCACGTTGAGCGTCAAGCCATCAGGGAGCGAATGCTGGCAGAAAGTGCGGTTGGCTCGGCACCAGTTATCCATACAGCTCGTGCTGACTGAGTTTGTTAAATCAGAGCAGGTCGAACAAGCCGCCAAAGACCGGAAAGGAGTAATCTCGCATTCTCCAGTCGGGCAATCAGGAGCAACCAATAACCGAGTCAGGTTCCCGTTGCTGTTTGTCGTGTCTCCAAGAATGGCACTATATAATGCGGCAAGAATATCTTGTGGGAGGCTCGGAGATCTACCGAGGTACTCAATGATTCCTAGGGAACGGGGTACAGTGGCAGGCTCAGCACTCAGGGCAAGGCGATTTTCGACGGTCACCATCTGCTGAACGAAAGGACCTGTACCTATTACCAATATAGTGATAAGCGCACCCATGCAAGCCGAAGTCCTAAATTGATATGAATTGTTAGCAGACATTGATGGCCTTCATACCATAAGCAGCAATGACCTACCTGAATTTCGAATGCCAGATCAATGAGATGCAACCAAAGGCACCTCTACTAGCAAAATCATATAGACTGATATCTGAAAGACGACAGCCAGCACTGCCCAAACTATTCCAGCGAGCTTGGCTGAGGCAGGCGGCGATAGGTTCCAACAGAAGTGCGGTAAATATTTGCACAAGCCAGGATAGTATTGAGTTGACTGTCATTCCGTATGGCCAGTCTGGAGAAGGCTTGCCATTATACGCGTTCAAGAATACAATGATTCCCACCAAAGCACCAGCGCTACCACAGCATGAGGCTATCTCTAAGACCCAATAGTCATTGACTTTGCTAGACAATGACTTTGGTGAACTGGTATTCGTCTTAATATCTGATGATGCTGACTGATAATAGTTTGATTGGGTTCCGTGTGCCAAAGTCCTATcagatggcgatggcgagACTGATCGTCGTGGGTTGTTCGCGCGAGTAGCTTCACTGCGATGTTCGCTCGGCAGTCGTCGTGCCTGGTTTGAGGTATTCATTTGGGAATGCAAAATTAACTATGGAAAGTTAACAATAATTATTTACAAACAGAAGGCTGTAGTAACATACAGAGATGCAGAGCGCGTTCGCTATTTGTATTGAAGCGCCGGGTGTGCcatatctattattatcatcCTCAGCGCTTAGAGCATGTACATGATAGGATCGACAATTTCACGGAGAAATCAGAGTATGACATAAAGAACATACCGGCGGCTAGATTGATTTAAAGCCCTTTCACTGGGCATATGTATATTCCTGTTGTTGGGTAGAGATTAAAACAAACTTGAGGTGCTTGAGTATCGATTTAGACATAGCCACCCAGCACATGGAAGGCTGAAAAGCTGGAACATGTTCAATTCCAATCCTGTTATCGCTGTCTACAAAAAATTAGCTGAAGATTCTTTCAAGCAAATACATTCAAAGATCCTACATGTCTTCATATTGCTAGGGACGCCAACCGTTGCTGAAGTGGGTTGCTATCCATACGTTCCCCTTGAGATTGCTAATCGTAAGTTTCATGCAGACAATTTAAATTCGCTTTACTAAGGCACAACTCAATCCGGCATTGATGTTCATCAGACGGAAGGTTTTTTTCCATGCCAATTCACAAATCAAGATGAATTGAGAAAGCTGTTGTACTCACAAATATACGGATTCGAGGGCACTTGAGCCCATCCAAGTCCCGGTAATCAATTTCCCCAAGTAGATCTTCAATCTAAGCCAATTCCTGTATTTTTACTGGTGGCGAGGTTGGTAGGGCTGAGCAACTTGGATTGGAAAGGAGTATGTTTTGTATTTAAATTCCCAAGCCCTGTCCGCCAGGGTTCGTATGACAGTGCTAAGAAGCATAGAACGACACTTCATCCTGTCATCGAGACTTTGGTAATGCCATGACGGTAGGCCCATCATTTGATATGGTCGCGTGGATGGGGGAGAGGTGTTACAATAACGAGATCAAATTACTTATGGATATATGGTAAGCTTAATTCTTCTAGATTCGGGACAGCAAAGATGAGATTTTGCAGTACATATCTGGTACTATTTACCGAGTGTATCGAAGCCCTCTAAAAGCCAACGGTAACTTGTGCGTGTCTTCGCCAGAGGGCACTAAGAGTACCACCTATCCAAAATAAGCTCTCCTCTCGATCCTAGGTAAAGGACATATACTACCACCCATACTAAGGGACTGCTACAGCGTGGTGCGCTTCATTTCAAACCAAGCTAGCCTAGGGCTCCATTATAACAAGCCGGCCAACGCACCAAATCAAACGTTCCTAGCGATTGCCAGTTATAGAACCTATTATTCGGTACTTCAGTGTCTGGTGAAGAGGTTGGGAAGCTCTGCAAAGGAGATAGAGGTCAACTCATTCTCTACATTTCACCTATGAAAACGAGGATTGGAATAACGCCAGTAACTCTAAAGTTTTAGTCTAGGTCTAGACCTAGAACTGGGCTCTTGTGAATTTATCACTTTAGCTATTCTTAAATAGACACGTATGTGATCTAACTTGAGCTTTTGTCAGTCCCTAGAAGAAATGTAGACATTCATCTCACAAGTTTCAACTCTTATATGCTGAAAGTTAACATGTCCAAAAAGGATATCTACAAAACTGGCTTTCAGGAGATTGTGATAATATCACCCAGCTTGGTCGCATCAAACCCTACTAAATTTAGAGGGACATAACACGAAAAGATCATCGCACATTGACCCTTAGAATTGGAAGTCAACTACCGGGGTATCAGGGCACTGGTGTATCACGCCAATCAAGGGAGGCGCCGGTGTGCTTCCAAGACGGCAACTTCGTATTCAGTGCATTAGCCCCAGTTTAGACCTCTGACGAGGGGAGTATACAGACTTCCCATGCCCTGTAGAGTCCAGTAAATTGTTTACCCGAAATTGGTACTTGCAATGAAGACAAGCACGAATGGCGGGGGTGTTTAATTACCTCGTATTTGCTGATCATGAAGCCATGTCCAGCACATCGCTTCGTATACTGGATCAGTGAGCCATGATGTACATAAAAGCCTGTGCCTCCCCTCCTCACTTGATTTAGCGTTGCTGCAATTCTATCTTTACTCGCCTCGTCACTCGCTGAATCTAGACGATTCACTTCCAACACCACCAGTCGTTTCCAATCACGCAACAGAAAATGCATCAGTTCCTCACCCTAGCTGCCCTCTTGGCAACCACAGCCCTCGCGGCAGATCGCACACCAGCCCTGGTTGCCCGTCAAGTGGTTGAGCTCCCTTGCTCCTATCAAGGTGAAAAAGAGTGTGGCAGCGGCTGCATCCCTCTTTCCTACACCTGCTGCCCCAATAACCTCGGTGGCTGTCCCCTGGGATCCTATTGCGACGGTCTGGGTTGCTGCCCTAATGGAAAGACCTGTACCGGTCCAGGAGGCGTTTCTACTCGTCCCGGATCGACTATCACCGTGACCAACTCTCTGACCAACACATTGACGTCCACAAGCACCTCCACTCACACTTTGTCGTCCAGCGAGGTTGTGACCCCGACCTACACCCCAACACCTAGCTCGAGCACCTCGTCCTCTCGGAGCGTCATCCCTCCCAGTTCGAGCGCGGTGCCTCCCTCGTCATCTACACCGGCTGTGTCGCCTACCTCTCCTCCGCTTCATACTGGGGCAGCTTCTCACTTGACCCCGGGTTTCTATGCTGCTGCCGGACTCATCGTTGGTGCTGCTATCTTTTAGATAAGTCTTGACGGATGCCAGCGTCTTGGTACTGTGAATTATGGCTTGTTCCTTGGCTGATGCCATGCGCTGGGATATGCTTGCTTAGTTGGAAGGGTAATATATGGAATGATGGGCAAGGCTGTGTACACTTAAGTGCCGTATAATGTATTTACTGTTCTGCTTCATCCTCTCAGATCTAAGTCTTAGGGTAATTGCTTGCGTAGCATGCAAAGATGTTGCTCGTTCCTGAAAAGCATGTCACGCACGCCTGCTATTCTTCGTATGTACTGTTTTCTCTGTTTGTGATTGTATCAACTGCTAGGTACAGAGCTACAGGTGGTATTCCCTTCTACATCCGATGTTTCATGGACCAGGTTTGCTTGCTTCTGGCGGCTGAAGCAGTGTGTAAATGTCAACCAAAGTACAAGATGAATGACGAAGTAGTGGTCAAGATAACCCTGGAATGTATGACGAgacaaagatatatattcagTCGTTTATAGCATAGCATATAGTGGGGATATATACCTAGCTACTCTCTCTAATCCAGTCCAACCAGAAATCAACCGGGTATGATCCCTTGCACCCAGCGAAAATcacaaagaaaaccaagaaaacaaaatggGAATAATGCACTGTACAGAAAGACACCCACAAAAGACGACAATATGCCTCATCTTATGAAGAACAAATAGATGAAATAAATACATTATAACAAGATACCGCGCTACTTTCCACCCACAACATTCCCGCTGGGTGACGTAATTTGAAACCGCTCAAAGTTCAAGGTATAGTTTCCGTTGACGCCTGAGTTGGTGAGATCGATAGTGTATTTGTCCTTTGAGCTCGGGTATGGACCAGTGAGGTATGTttcaatcttctcttccGAGAGCATGGCCGCATCAAGCGTACCAGTTTTCTCGAAGATGTAGAGGACTGCGATTCGGGAGAAATCCAGAACCTCCGTGGAGACTGTGGCAGTTGGTGTGGgcgtggtggtggttgtggcgGTCGAAGAGGCTGCAGAACTCTCCTTGGTTGTTGATGGTGTTGTGCTTGTCGGTGGTCCGTGGACCTCGGTTGGTTCTGAACCATCGAATATGATACCGTTCATTGTTGAGGTAGAGCCTCGAGCGGCGAGTGTCCGTGTGGGGACATTCTCTGGGGTGGCGGTAGGTATCGATCCACCAATTTGGTCTTCTGGCAAGGGAGCGGCTGGCAGATCAACGGGAAGAGAGCGTCGGGCTTTGTTGTTGGACACGTTTCGAAATGAGACGAGTGCGTTCTCTGTAGTACAGGATACATTGTTTTGACTGAAGAGGGCCATAATAGTGAGCGGATCTAGCGGAATGCTATAGTTGTTCTGAGAGTCTTCGAACAAGCGCGGAATTTCGCTCCCCATCGTGGCGTTTCTGGATTCGGAGTCGTCATCTATCTGCGTGGTGGTACAGCTGGCATCCCCGGCTATTGTACACCGGGAACCTGTATAGCCATTTGCGCAGACACAAGAGCAAACATCACCACTCGAGACACTAACACCGCCGTTCTCACATGGCGCAGTCTTCGCACATCCTGTCTTGGCACTGGCTGCGTTATGCTTCGGTACGGCGACGACGAAAATAGGCACGAGAACAGCAACGAGGACAATAATAAGAAACACCACACAAAGAATAATGAACAGTCGAAGTGGCATTCCACAGCAACGACGGGGCcgtttttgttctttctcttggaCTTCCCTAGGTCCCGATTCTCGGGAATTCAGCTGATGCAATGTTGATCGcctgaagaaaaaaggccAAGACGAGTGACCGTTCTCCGGCGTAGCAGCTGGTGGGGGAAACGAGGCAAGAATATCCTTGATGGATCCCGACCCACGATGTTGGTGGCCTGGACATAAAAGTTAGTTTGCTGGACCGATTTACTGCTGGATTCAGGATGCTTACCAAATGGGAATCTGGACGGTCCGCCACCGAGAAGATCATTCCGGCTTGCCGTTCTCCCATGCTCCAGATTCGTTGCAAGTTTCGTCGCACGCCGAATCAAGTCAGGCAAACTTGTAAGACTACCTCGCTTTTCCGCGTCACGCACGGCACCCATATTCAGGGGAGGTGGTCTGCGGCCACCTGGTCTTTTGTCGCTCATCGTTGGCATTGCCCTCGGAAACACTTCAATCTCTTTTGCGAGAGCTTCAGAGTTGACATGCTCCGGGTGTTGTTGGCCAACATCCAATACAAATGGGGCCTTGTCCAAATCAAAGTGAGACGAATCAGACGATGATGTCAGAAACGAGCCTCTCCTTGCCTTTCCGGTCGAAATTTCCTTTGCGAACGACGGGGGAGGTACATCCGGAGCGGCAGGTCTAGCTCTTGCAGGATCCTCCGGAGGTGGTACAGGCGACTCGGCAGTAGATCTTCGGATCATGCACACCGAAGGCTGACCTCGTTTGCCTATGCTTGCCTGTCTCACTAGAGTAGAGCTGTTCCCATTAACAGCATGATCCGGCTCTCTATCGTCATCTGAGGCGCCATCAAGGTAGGTCCCCAAGATCTCTGATTCAGCCTTTGCCGAGGTCCATGACGGGATTGCTCTGCTTGAAGCATAGGAGCCTTTACTGTCGGATTGTTCCTCTGGAATAGGTGAAACGGACGAAACGCGATTGACAACCTGCCGGCCTACAGGAGGGGCTAGATTTGCTATATTCCTTTGAGAGGGATCGGCCGGCAGACGTTGAGCggggaagggaaaatcaGGGATTGATGCCATAGATGCAGCCGAAGAAACTGTGGAATGCCTCAGGAGATCCTCCGTCGCAACCGACACGCGAGGGGTTGAAGCTGCAACACTACTTGGGCTCGGCGGAGGAGGTCGTTGAACAGCAACCCGGGGAGGCGATGATTGTGACAAGGGCTGTGAGAATGATGGGACTGGTCGTTTGATATGTAGAGGGCTCGGTGCCACATCTGGAACGCTTCGTTCTGAATACACTGATGGGGATGGCATGTCGGGCCGTGGGGGCCGCTGAGGTGGAGGGCCCTGGGGAGTGAGATGTCTTACGTGAGAGTCGACCATGTTCATCTGCGAGTTCTCGGTTGGCAAGGGCCATTGTGTCATATGCGCAACATCTCTTCTGAGAGGTGGCACTCCTGCGTCCGCCTGAGGTTCGTGACGTCTCCCAGCTTCCAGCATTTCCCTTGCCCGCCGAACAGATCCTTGTCTTTCCATCATGCAAGTTGAGCCGGATCCAATGCTTGGATTTGTGCTCGGAAGCGTGTGTTGCGATGATCAGATAATGGAGAGTTGACAACAGTCACGATGTGTTACCGTAAGATACCAGCTTTTGTTGAATCATAAGAAATCACCGATGTGGCACCGTTAGTATATTCCTGTCTGTCTGTGATAATTGGAAGCCAGCTCGACACGTCtgtcaaggacaagattAATGAGTGAAGATAAGGTTGGCAAGATTGAAAAGTTGATTTCAAATGTTTCCTGCAGCAGTAGCTGTTGACTACACTGAAATGCGCAAAAAGCGAATGGCACTTGAGGACCTTGTGCTCAAGTTTGAGAGAAAGGAATGTGCTGATAAAAGAATCGCAAGGGCACTCAATGCCGTTGCTGCGGTGAATATGGTACGGAGTCAGCAAAGACATAGTTCGAAATATCCTAAGGATTGTATATGAGAGAGAAGTGTACCATGACTAGAACACCTAGTGTAAGAAATGAATGATAAGGGGCAAAGTCTTCAAATCAGAAAGTCATTGTATCCAACAAGACCAGTGTGCTGTCTTAATGAAACATTTGACTGTTCGAAAAACCCCTGAAGGCGCAGGCAAAAATAGGTGTTAGCCCCATCGCGTAAACCATGCGTTGATGCTGGTAGACTTACGAATGCAATAACAGGGGTcgcgaaaagaaaagaaaacacaaagaGCTTCTAGCCCTTGCtgggaaaatataaaaggagaagaatgtaGAGAAGGCAGGAAACAGCCTCCAGATGCgtatagagaaagaaagtacGTCGCAGGAATGAGTAATAAGAATCAGGGTTTTCCAGCACCCCAAGGATCTAAATCAAAATCGGGCGTTGTTACTTCCTTTTCCGCGCTACGGAAGTATGCATGGGCACAGGATGAGAGGCGTGGATTGTTTTGGGACCCGGTCCATGCCAAAATCAAGTGGAGCACGTAGCGTGGGAGCGGACACGAAAGGGTCATTTGATAGCGTCGCAAGTGCGACAAAGGATCAATTGACCAAACAGGCAATATGCAGTTGCTAGTCCTTGTTCATGTATGACCATCCCCATACTGCGTGTAACACTTCAGAgggcgaaaagaaagacaggTCCCATCGAGCCAGTTTACTGTTGGatatttctttgtttgcGATGAATTTTGGTGCCGAATTGTTGATGGAGTTCCATGAATCGCTGCAACATCAGGTTTAGAGTTGTACCATAGACGAGGACCGCGGATTGGCTCGACGAGTTTTGGGATAGGAACAACTTTTGGAAGCGAAGTGACTGGATTATTGGGTCTGCGGCCGTTCTCAGGCCCCATTGGCCCGGTGGAGACCTCCAAGGTCGTTAGCGGTCGACGGTACGTCTCAAGTTGAGGAAGAGGTGCCACTCTGCGATTTCAACATGAAACCATGTTTCCCGTGTGCATGGTCCAATGGGCATTGGAAGCGAAGGCTGGGACAAACGGCAGTCGCCGAGAGATCCGTCAAAACGTTGATCGATCCAAGGCTTGGAAATAGTCGGCTGGACAAAAGTAGCGATCGACAACTGAGAGAAGTGTAGTATAAAGGTAAAATGAAAGAAGCAACTCAGCTTCCAGAATATCTCCGATGGGACGTTACAAAGGAGGGGACTTTTAGCCGaatcaacttcttcttcatcattcgCTTCATGAAGTTTAACTATCGACTAACTATTTGTTAGCTCGTTCGTTAACTCGTTAGTGGGGGAATCGTATTAATTAAAACCTGCAAGGGTTGAAGTGAGACACCAAGCCATCAACCACATGGAGCCACTGATAAAATTATACTGAAAAGCGCCAATGAGGAAAGTACTTTCGAAGTACTAAGTAGATGCATGCAGGATGCAGAATCCGAAGGCGTTGGATAGGGGATGATACATACGATCTCGAGctacagtacggagtactacggagtaataaTTACAGTAATCTATCATCCCGTGCCTGCAGTGGTCTTTGCCTTCAGGTACTGCATGTTTTAAACGGACTGTATTGAACTGCCGGAGTATACCCACGCACATAAcattgtttatttatttatatcctTACATCCATCTCCATTGCTTTTAAACATATGTATTGATCCTAACTATAGTAATTGATAGATTAAATATCGAGCCACTATTGAAGAAAATTGATTGCACAGATTCCACCTCTCCACTTGACCATGGCCTGTGCTTCTGAGAAGGACCACACAGTTAAACGACCGCAAATGCCGAGGTTGTAGCATTcccatctttttttttttttttttttttttttttttttttttttttttagacATGCTCAATGTCTAAGTACACCCATACATACAAAATAAAAGCACGTGGTGGACCGCCGGACGCTTTGTGAACATCTAACAATAATGACCACTTGACCAAATTCGGTGCAGTTGAACTATGAGCAAACCTATTAAATTGCATTAAGTTGACTTGGTTACCGTTCTATGCTAAATGCATTGCACCTCTTCTGCATTCCTTACTTAAAGCTTCCAGGGTTTATACACGtacacatacacatacatatacatgcATACAGACATACATtagtacatatatatatttattatgaGACACATTCACAATCATGCTTGGTCTATCTTCTTGCGCACACTTTTCACCTCCTTTTCCACAGCCTGCATCTCGACCACCACACTCGCCAGCTCAGGCAAGGGCCCCCCCACAGCCTCCGTGAAAGACTTCTGAGCACTACGAAGAAAAGGTGACACCAAGATTCCGTACCATCTAATGGGGTCGGAAGAACGGAGCGTCTTCTCTGAAGATCTAGGCTTTGTCTCTGTCGGCTCTTGCGCCCCAGGGTTACCCGATGAAGTTGTGGAATCTTCGGCCTTAGGGTCACACTCCTCAGGAACCTCACATTCCGACGTGAACGCGTCACTCGAGTGAGATTGATTCTCTCCTTTAGTCAACTCAGACGGCTCCTCTGCACTATCACTTGTAGCTGGTTTAATAGTGAAGATGCGCTTATAGTCGCCGCGCTTAGTAGATTCATCAGACGACTCATCCACACTGGATGCCTCGACATTCTTAGTGGATGTAGGGGGTTCTAGGTCCCTGATGACGCCTCGTTCATTAGCGTTGGATGCCCTAAAAACCGACACAAACGGTGCAAGACACAGCTCCAACTTACACCTTTCTTGTTGCTTTCATACGTTCATCGTAGTAGTCTGCTCCATATCTCCGGCCTGGGGGACAGGTGTAGTTGGCTTGAGCGAGTGAGAGAAACCCCTAGTCTTGTATTAGCGATCTGTCCTTTGAGACTTGTGCTTCCAACGTTGCTGTACCGAAGATAGAGTTGTGGCGAGTTCGGCCTGTAATTTCTGATGACGATCTAGGAGATGGAGATACCGTTCTAGAAGAGTGTCCAGTGACTGCAACAAGTCTGAGGGGTCAACTACTGGAGGCTGTTTGTACTCAATGCCGGGTGATTCTGAGCCATGGCGAGATGCAGGAGGGGTGGGAATTTGCGCCATTAAGGAAACAAGATGAGATAGGGACCGGAAAGGGCCCTGTTTGACAGTAACTGGCGCGAGGTTGCCAAGTACACGAAAGGGAAGCTTTGGATGATCTCCGAGTGGACTTCTCCAAATTTATGGGGGTCGGCCGAGGA carries:
- a CDS encoding uncharacterized protein (of unknown function-domain containing protein), whose translation is SDNRIGIEHVPAFQPSMCWVAMSKSILKHLNAEDDNNRYGTPGASIQIANALCISLILHSQMNTSNQARRLPSEHRSEATRANNPRRSVSPSPSDRTLAHGTQSNYYQSASSDIKTNTSSPKSLSSKVNDYWVLEIASCCGSAGALVGIIVFLNAYNGKPSPDWPYGMTVNSILSWLVQIFTALLLEPIAACLSQARWNSLGSAGCRLSDISLYDFASRGAFGCISLIWHSKFRTSACMGALITILVIGTGPFVQQMVTVENRLALSAEPATVPRSLGIIEYLGRSPSLPQDILAALYSAILGDTTNSNGNLTRLLVAPDCPTGECEITPFRSLAACSTCSDLTNSVSTSCMDNWCRANRTFCQHSLPDGLTLNVSEYNGRYGNVASKMSSRIGYYNASIIANFSSISVTPGTDLTKATAHHCLVYWCVKTYTAGMRDNKPWEKLVDTWDDLTMPMSFGQNFTFHVPSQGNLTSSKFWVGIPTMKAWMYSKLNINPSLHCNTIETPYDEFRYPMIRYGIPKFCEKLALGITSGVRLYNSTPATGTAWKMETQIHVRWAWVTLPAFLVVSTAVFLGITALQTKSGGFDVWKSSPTPLVCATLDQRAQELLCSAEHPTEMEQLTSGIRVKFHKEGLHGGGRWQLGMM
- a CDS encoding GPI anchored serine-threonine rich protein (unnamed protein product), translating into MHQFLTLAALLATTALAADRTPALVARQVVELPCSYQGEKECGSGCIPLSYTCCPNNLGGCPLGSYCDGLGCCPNGKTCTGPGGVSTRPGSTITVTNSLTNTLTSTSTSTHTLSSSEVVTPTYTPTPSSSTSSSRSVIPPSSSAVPPSSSTPAVSPTSPPLHTGAASHLTPGFYAAAGLIVGAAIF